A genomic segment from Janthinobacterium sp. 64 encodes:
- a CDS encoding methyl-accepting chemotaxis protein produces the protein MSLTQFKIGTRLGIGFAVVLGLLVAVLLVGLYSMGQLSARTHDIVADKNVKMAAANTMSDNVRNITLAITSIVVAPTEALVQAELAKIGESRKKYGAAKETLQKKISTDKETALMAELDAALKSGAPLNNKVIELRNAGQTEEAIAFLTQQAAPSLKIVLGALDSLVAYEAQQAAQAATDAETLSASARTYMIILGSVAVLLGAFVAWIITRSITQPINAAVSVAETVASGDLSSHIVVNSSDETGRLLGALKAMNTSLLGVVAQVRHGTEAISTASSEIAAGNLDLSSRTEEQASSLEETASAMEELTSTVKQNADNARQANQLAKSASEVAVRGGSIVSQVVDTMGTINASSKKIVDIIGVIDGIAFQTNILALNAAVEAARAGEQGRGFAVVATEVRNLAQRSAGAAKEIKELIAASVANVDTGSRLVNEAGQTMGDIVDSIVRVTDIMGEITSATHEQTIGIEQINMAIAQMDEVTQQNAALVEEAAAASQSMQEQAGELAHVVGFFKTGNHVASAARLTPVRAAPAAAAAAPAIARPAARPAPVRKAVAAAPARRSNAGAESEWEEF, from the coding sequence ATGTCACTCACACAATTCAAAATCGGCACCCGGCTCGGCATCGGATTTGCTGTCGTCCTCGGCCTGCTGGTGGCAGTCTTGCTCGTCGGCCTGTATTCCATGGGCCAACTGAGCGCACGCACGCACGACATCGTGGCCGACAAGAACGTCAAGATGGCGGCCGCCAATACCATGAGCGACAACGTGCGCAACATTACCCTGGCGATCACGAGCATTGTGGTGGCGCCGACGGAAGCGCTGGTGCAGGCGGAACTGGCCAAGATCGGCGAGTCGCGCAAGAAATACGGCGCCGCCAAGGAAACCTTGCAAAAGAAAATCTCGACGGACAAGGAAACGGCGCTGATGGCCGAACTCGATGCCGCCCTGAAATCGGGCGCGCCGCTGAACAACAAGGTCATCGAGCTGCGCAATGCGGGCCAGACGGAAGAGGCGATCGCCTTTTTGACGCAGCAGGCGGCCCCGAGCCTGAAGATCGTGCTGGGCGCGCTCGACAGCCTGGTCGCGTATGAAGCACAGCAGGCGGCGCAGGCGGCGACCGATGCCGAAACGCTGAGCGCCAGCGCGCGCACCTACATGATTATCCTGGGCAGCGTGGCCGTGCTGCTGGGCGCTTTTGTTGCCTGGATCATCACGCGCTCGATCACCCAGCCCATCAATGCGGCCGTCAGCGTGGCCGAAACCGTGGCTTCGGGCGACTTGTCGTCGCACATCGTCGTCAATTCCAGCGATGAAACGGGCCGCCTGCTGGGCGCGCTGAAAGCCATGAACACCAGCTTGCTGGGCGTGGTGGCGCAAGTGCGCCATGGCACGGAGGCGATTTCCACGGCGTCGAGCGAAATTGCCGCCGGCAACCTCGACCTGTCTTCCCGCACGGAAGAGCAAGCCAGTTCGCTGGAAGAAACGGCGTCGGCCATGGAAGAACTGACCTCGACCGTGAAGCAGAACGCGGACAATGCGCGCCAGGCCAACCAGCTGGCGAAAAGCGCGTCGGAAGTGGCCGTGCGCGGCGGCAGCATCGTCTCGCAAGTGGTCGACACCATGGGCACCATCAACGCCTCGTCGAAGAAAATCGTCGACATCATCGGCGTCATCGACGGCATCGCCTTCCAGACGAATATTTTGGCTCTGAACGCGGCCGTGGAAGCGGCGCGCGCGGGCGAGCAGGGACGCGGCTTCGCCGTGGTGGCAACGGAAGTGCGTAATCTTGCCCAAAGATCGGCTGGCGCAGCAAAGGAAATCAAGGAATTGATCGCCGCCTCGGTCGCCAACGTGGACACGGGTTCGCGCCTCGTCAATGAAGCGGGCCAGACCATGGGCGACATCGTCGACAGCATCGTGCGCGTGACCGACATCATGGGAGAAATCACCTCCGCCACGCACGAGCAAACGATCGGCATCGAGCAGATCAACATGGCCATCGCGCAGATGGATGAAGTGACGCAGCAAAACGCGGCCCTGGTGGAAGAAGCGGCAGCCGCCTCGCAAAGCATGCAGGAACAGGCGGGCGAACTGGCGCATGTGGTGGGCTTCTTCAAGACAGGCAACCATGTCGCCAGCGCAGCCAGGCTGACGCCTGTGCGCGCAGCACCGGCAGCGGCAGCGGCAGCGCCCGCCATCGCACGCCCCGCAGCCAGGCCCGCCCCCGTGCGCAAGGCCGTCGCGGCCGCGCCGGCACGCCGCAGCAATGCTGGCGCCGAAAGCGAATGGGAAGAGTTTTAA
- a CDS encoding serine hydrolase domain-containing protein: MMYNFSPAALSARIDPLLDVVLQQQRLVGAVVLVRQRGQDVYRRAAGHLDREAGTPMREDAVFRLASVSKPIVSTAALALVGQGRLGLDDLVRRWLPYFAPRQPDGVVAAITVRHLLTHTAGLDYGFFQPPGGAYAQAGVSDGMDASRMTLADNLRRLATVPLAYAPGERWAYSIATDVLGAVIEAVTDLPLAQAVALLVTAPLAMRDTGFVASDPARLAVAYADRVAGELQPRRLLDAGEDYLPFLDGMAGFTLSPARARDAHAYPSGGAGMVGSAPDFMRLLETLRLGGAPLLPPALARQLGENQTGDFDLPFWPGRGFGLGFTVLTDPQLAATPESTGSWRMGGTYGHSWFVDPAQELSVVAFTNTALEGMAGPFVTQLCQAVYGYGVEQGQ; the protein is encoded by the coding sequence ATGATGTACAACTTTTCTCCTGCGGCCTTGTCCGCCCGCATCGATCCCTTGCTGGACGTCGTGTTGCAGCAGCAGCGCCTGGTGGGCGCCGTGGTGCTGGTGCGCCAGCGTGGCCAGGACGTGTATCGCCGCGCGGCCGGCCACCTGGACCGCGAAGCGGGCACGCCCATGCGCGAGGATGCCGTCTTTCGCCTGGCCTCCGTCAGCAAACCCATCGTTTCCACGGCTGCGCTGGCGCTGGTGGGGCAGGGACGCCTGGGCCTGGACGACCTGGTAAGGCGCTGGCTGCCGTATTTTGCACCGCGCCAGCCGGACGGCGTGGTGGCGGCCATCACCGTGCGGCATTTGCTCACGCATACGGCAGGGCTCGACTATGGTTTCTTCCAGCCGCCGGGCGGCGCGTATGCGCAGGCGGGCGTGTCCGACGGCATGGATGCCTCCCGCATGACCCTGGCAGACAATCTACGCCGCCTGGCCACGGTGCCGCTGGCGTATGCGCCGGGCGAGCGCTGGGCATACTCGATCGCCACCGACGTGCTGGGCGCCGTGATCGAAGCGGTGACTGATTTGCCGTTGGCGCAAGCCGTGGCACTGCTGGTGACGGCGCCGCTGGCCATGCGCGACACGGGCTTTGTGGCGAGCGACCCGGCGCGCCTGGCCGTCGCGTATGCGGACCGCGTAGCGGGAGAATTGCAGCCGCGGCGTTTGCTTGATGCGGGGGAAGACTATCTGCCGTTTCTCGACGGCATGGCAGGTTTTACCTTATCTCCGGCACGCGCCCGCGATGCGCACGCTTATCCATCGGGCGGTGCCGGCATGGTCGGCTCGGCGCCCGACTTCATGCGCTTGCTGGAAACCTTGCGCCTGGGCGGCGCACCGCTGCTGCCGCCGGCGCTGGCACGCCAGCTGGGGGAAAACCAGACCGGTGACTTCGACTTGCCGTTCTGGCCCGGTCGTGGCTTCGGCCTGGGTTTTACCGTATTGACCGATCCGCAACTGGCCGCCACGCCGGAATCCACAGGCAGCTGGCGCATGGGCGGCACGTATGGCCATTCGTGGTTTGTCGACCCGGCGCAGGAATTGTCCGTGGTGGCGTTCACGAATACGGCATTGGAGGGCATGGCGGGGCCATTCGTCACGCAACTGTGCCAGGCAGTATATGGATATGGCGTGGAGCAAGGGCAATGA
- a CDS encoding MarC family protein, with protein sequence MTQNFFQTFILLLLVTDPFGNVSLFVNALKRVPIERRWKVVVRECMIAFGILLLFMFFGRHFLNALQLSEVALRIGGGVILFLIAMRMVFPQPNAGNSDHEMGGEPFIVPLAIPALAGPSALATVLLFSSHEVNEVIAHVAGLTAVAVVWLAVFLCAERLQRALGPRVMTAFERLMGLILTAMAIEMLLAGIRAFLKSV encoded by the coding sequence ATGACACAGAATTTCTTCCAGACATTTATCCTGCTCTTGCTCGTCACCGATCCGTTCGGCAACGTTTCCCTGTTCGTCAATGCCCTGAAACGGGTACCCATCGAGCGGCGCTGGAAAGTCGTGGTGCGCGAGTGCATGATCGCCTTCGGCATCTTGCTGCTGTTCATGTTCTTCGGCCGCCATTTCCTGAACGCCTTGCAATTGTCGGAAGTGGCGCTGCGCATCGGCGGCGGCGTGATCCTGTTCCTGATCGCCATGCGCATGGTGTTTCCACAACCGAACGCGGGCAATAGCGACCACGAGATGGGCGGCGAACCGTTCATCGTGCCGCTGGCCATCCCCGCGCTGGCAGGCCCGTCGGCCCTGGCCACCGTGCTGCTGTTTTCCTCGCATGAAGTCAATGAAGTGATCGCCCACGTGGCGGGGCTGACGGCCGTGGCCGTCGTCTGGCTGGCCGTGTTCCTGTGCGCTGAACGCTTGCAGCGGGCGCTCGGTCCAAGGGTCATGACGGCGTTCGAGCGCCTGATGGGCTTGATCCTGACGGCGATGGCCATTGAAATGCTGCTGGCCGGCATACGCGCGTTTTTGAAGTCCGTATAA
- a CDS encoding DMT family transporter, producing MPVRAYLYPFLAMLLWAGNVVVSKLAASSIAPTAITFYRLVLVLLVMTPFIARPLWRNRAAIRRQWWQLALCGLMSMALFQSLSYRAAESTTATNMAIVTALAPLMTALLSVLLLGERLTVGMAAGGVLSFGGLLYLVGRGDMLALLQQGVHAGDALMLLACLSFALYGVLLRRWRLSIPVWQAIYCQALAALACMLPFFLCLPPGSARLDATTLPLIGYAGIGSSIVLSYLWIEGVKLLGPNRCSIYVNLLPLLTALLAIVWLHESMHIYHLVGGGISLLGVLLAQTVQRPLWRRRPGVSGLA from the coding sequence ATGCCTGTGCGCGCCTATCTGTATCCGTTTCTGGCCATGCTGCTGTGGGCCGGCAATGTCGTCGTCTCGAAGCTGGCCGCATCCAGCATCGCCCCCACGGCCATCACTTTTTATCGCCTGGTGCTGGTCTTGCTGGTGATGACGCCGTTTATCGCCCGTCCCCTGTGGCGCAACCGCGCCGCCATCCGGCGCCAGTGGTGGCAGTTGGCGCTGTGCGGCCTGATGTCGATGGCGTTGTTCCAGAGTTTGTCCTACCGCGCCGCGGAAAGCACCACGGCGACGAACATGGCCATCGTCACGGCGCTGGCGCCGCTGATGACGGCCCTGCTCAGCGTGTTGCTGCTGGGCGAGCGCCTGACGGTCGGCATGGCGGCCGGCGGCGTACTGTCGTTTGGCGGCTTGCTGTATCTGGTCGGGCGCGGCGATATGCTGGCGCTGTTGCAGCAGGGCGTGCATGCGGGCGACGCGCTGATGCTGCTGGCCTGCCTGAGCTTTGCCCTGTACGGCGTGCTGCTGCGCCGCTGGCGTCTGTCCATTCCCGTCTGGCAAGCCATTTATTGCCAGGCGCTGGCCGCCCTGGCGTGCATGCTGCCGTTCTTCCTGTGCTTGCCGCCCGGCAGCGCCAGGCTCGATGCCACTACCTTGCCGCTGATCGGCTATGCGGGCATCGGTTCGTCCATCGTGTTGTCCTATCTGTGGATCGAAGGCGTCAAACTGCTGGGGCCGAATCGTTGCAGCATCTACGTCAACCTGCTGCCCCTGCTGACGGCCTTGCTGGCCATCGTCTGGCTGCACGAAAGCATGCATATATATCACCTGGTCGGCGGCGGCATCTCGCTGCTGGGCGTGCTGCTGGCGCAGACGGTGCAGCGGCCCCTGTGGCGTCGGCGTCCTGGCGTGTCCGGTCTTGCCTGA
- a CDS encoding S9 family peptidase has translation MMGPGRRHRLRRAVLTLAAGLMLAQALAAPAAVTATLTLAPLLAGNAALPPAPRIPSDAFERRPHLHALRLSPDGASVAYLDGEGANASLHVLDTRTHVSRRLLALPGPVALFWSGDSSTLFLAMPDGASVVSVADGSSYKLAAFDGRAEHRLFPADAAHARHVLMASHHAASGAYRLERLDMQGRRELLYQGEQLSGFLLDATGRLGFAMTIAGDGRRSVRRRQAAGWQEVLRCQRVDECTLVAAAPDASRLSMLMAQHGDRSVLVEIDLAQGTRRVVHADRASLADIRRVISDTDQRTPLFALFESPMLHHAGLTQLARRAVADIDRQFGHGGVFIEAARGGATLLLTESGSRLHHDRYWLYDSARSSTREILPTQRAAGQPLPPGQLAQTSAIHYRASDGVLVHGYLTLPPGKVAASLPLLTLVHGGPWERVNPAYAPLVQLLANRGVAVFQPNFRASIGYGLHYMTAAGGDLGNGRVQADIVDGVHWLLRQGVGDRQRLAIAGHSFGGYATLLALTHTPRLFQFGMAIAPSPDFARTLRFIASAPGGDPALPLRLQDLGVDLHDGAAMQALGAAAPVRHTDQVGKPLLIMAGARDSTVQIASVTDYVARLQLAGKPVSLLVDPEEGHNPRLPLYRQAAVYLLEQLLHQHLGGPAPAAPGAQLDTYLRQTLKANQALPALSSVPGAGRTP, from the coding sequence ATGATGGGCCCGGGCCGCCGGCACCGTCTTCGGCGCGCCGTCCTGACCCTGGCGGCTGGCTTGATGCTGGCACAGGCCCTGGCGGCACCCGCTGCCGTGACGGCAACCTTGACCTTGGCGCCATTGTTGGCAGGCAATGCCGCGCTGCCGCCTGCGCCGCGCATTCCCAGCGACGCCTTCGAGCGTCGTCCGCATCTGCATGCGCTGCGCCTGTCGCCGGACGGCGCGTCGGTCGCGTATCTCGATGGCGAGGGGGCAAACGCCAGCCTGCATGTGCTCGATACCCGCACGCACGTGAGCAGGCGCCTGCTGGCCTTGCCCGGGCCCGTGGCCTTGTTCTGGTCTGGCGACAGCAGCACGCTGTTCCTGGCCATGCCGGACGGCGCGTCGGTGGTATCCGTTGCCGACGGCAGCAGCTACAAGCTGGCGGCCTTCGACGGCAGGGCCGAGCATCGCTTGTTTCCTGCGGACGCCGCGCACGCGCGCCATGTGCTGATGGCAAGCCACCATGCGGCCAGCGGCGCCTATCGCTTGGAGCGCCTGGACATGCAAGGCCGGCGCGAGCTGTTGTACCAGGGCGAACAGCTTTCCGGCTTTCTGCTGGACGCCACGGGCCGGCTGGGCTTTGCCATGACCATCGCTGGCGACGGCAGGCGCAGCGTCCGGCGTCGCCAGGCCGCAGGCTGGCAAGAGGTGCTGCGTTGCCAGCGCGTCGACGAGTGCACGCTGGTCGCTGCCGCGCCGGATGCTTCCCGGCTGAGCATGCTCATGGCGCAGCATGGCGACCGCAGCGTCCTGGTCGAGATTGATCTGGCGCAAGGCACCCGTCGCGTCGTGCATGCCGACCGCGCCAGCCTGGCCGATATCCGCCGGGTGATCAGCGATACGGATCAGCGCACGCCGCTGTTTGCCCTGTTCGAATCGCCCATGCTCCACCATGCCGGGCTGACACAATTGGCGCGCCGCGCCGTGGCCGATATCGACCGGCAATTCGGCCACGGCGGCGTCTTCATCGAAGCGGCGCGCGGCGGGGCGACACTGTTGCTGACCGAGAGCGGCTCGCGCCTGCACCACGACCGCTACTGGCTGTACGACAGTGCCCGCAGCAGCACGCGTGAAATCCTGCCGACGCAGCGCGCGGCTGGCCAGCCTTTGCCGCCAGGCCAGCTGGCGCAGACCAGCGCCATCCATTACCGCGCGTCGGATGGTGTGCTCGTGCATGGATATTTGACCTTGCCACCCGGAAAGGTGGCTGCGTCGCTGCCGCTGCTGACCCTGGTCCATGGCGGGCCGTGGGAACGGGTCAACCCCGCTTACGCGCCACTGGTGCAATTGCTGGCGAACCGCGGTGTCGCCGTGTTCCAGCCGAATTTCCGCGCCTCCATCGGTTATGGCCTGCATTACATGACGGCGGCCGGAGGCGACCTGGGCAACGGGCGCGTGCAGGCCGACATCGTCGATGGCGTGCACTGGCTGCTGCGTCAGGGAGTGGGCGACCGGCAACGCCTGGCCATCGCCGGCCATTCCTTTGGCGGCTATGCGACCTTGCTGGCGCTGACTCACACGCCCAGGCTGTTTCAGTTCGGCATGGCCATCGCGCCGTCGCCGGACTTCGCGCGCACCCTGCGCTTCATCGCCAGCGCGCCGGGCGGCGACCCGGCATTGCCGCTGCGCTTGCAGGATCTGGGCGTGGACTTGCACGATGGCGCCGCCATGCAGGCGCTGGGGGCTGCCGCCCCCGTACGCCACACGGACCAGGTCGGCAAGCCGCTGCTGATCATGGCTGGCGCCAGGGACAGCACGGTGCAGATCGCCTCGGTGACCGATTATGTGGCCCGTTTACAGCTGGCCGGCAAGCCCGTCAGCCTGCTGGTCGATCCGGAGGAAGGGCACAATCCGCGCCTACCTTTGTATCGCCAGGCTGCGGTGTATCTGCTGGAACAATTGCTGCACCAGCATCTTGGCGGTCCGGCGCCAGCTGCGCCGGGAGCGCAACTGGACACCTACTTGCGGCAAACGCTCAAGGCGAACCAGGCTTTGCCAGCCTTGTCCTCCGTGCCGGGTGCGGGGCGTACCCCTTAA
- a CDS encoding LysR family transcriptional regulator, with the protein MDNLAGFTAFVQAAETRSFVAAGRVLGISASAVGKSIARLEERLGVRLFQRSTRSIALTSEGTVFLERCRRILGEIEAAELELSNSKSAPRGRLRVSLPQVGSLLNPVLAAFARAYPLVELDLDFSDRRVDVIEEGYDAVVRAGESADSRLMSRQLGQFQLQLVAAPAYLARHGTPLLPAELAQHTCLLYKFPSSGKIEAWPLPEWPALHAAGLPARLNCNNVQTLLHFAESGLGIAALPDFAVRAALAAGRLQPVLDAHRQHDGAFRILWPSSRHLTPKLRAFIDFLAIHVFPKS; encoded by the coding sequence ATGGACAACCTGGCGGGATTCACGGCCTTCGTGCAGGCGGCGGAAACGCGCAGTTTTGTCGCGGCGGGCAGGGTGCTCGGTATTTCCGCCTCAGCCGTGGGTAAAAGCATCGCGCGGCTGGAAGAGCGTCTCGGCGTGCGCCTGTTTCAGCGCAGCACGCGCAGCATTGCGCTCACCAGCGAGGGCACCGTGTTCCTCGAACGCTGCCGGCGCATCCTGGGCGAGATCGAAGCGGCCGAGCTGGAGTTATCGAACAGCAAGAGCGCGCCCCGAGGCCGGCTGCGCGTCAGCCTGCCGCAGGTGGGCAGCTTGCTCAATCCCGTGCTGGCCGCGTTCGCGCGCGCCTATCCGCTGGTGGAGCTCGACCTCGATTTCAGCGACCGCCGGGTCGACGTGATCGAGGAAGGCTACGACGCCGTCGTGCGCGCGGGAGAAAGCGCCGACAGCCGCCTGATGAGCCGCCAGCTGGGCCAGTTCCAGCTGCAGCTGGTGGCCGCCCCCGCCTACCTGGCGCGGCATGGTACGCCCCTGCTTCCCGCCGAGCTGGCGCAGCATACTTGTTTGCTGTACAAATTTCCCAGCAGCGGCAAGATCGAAGCCTGGCCACTGCCCGAGTGGCCGGCCCTGCACGCGGCGGGCTTGCCGGCGCGACTGAACTGCAACAATGTGCAGACCCTGCTGCACTTTGCCGAAAGCGGCCTGGGCATCGCCGCCCTGCCCGACTTTGCCGTGCGCGCAGCGCTCGCGGCGGGCCGCTTGCAGCCGGTGCTGGACGCGCACCGCCAGCACGACGGCGCCTTTCGCATCCTGTGGCCCAGCAGCCGCCACCTGACGCCGAAACTGCGCGCCTTCATCGATTTCCTCGCCATCCACGTGTTTCCGAAAAGCTGA
- a CDS encoding DinB family protein, whose protein sequence is MSRCAHICLMADYNQWMNAKVYAAAASLPPGELQRERGAFFGSLLATLNHVMVGDTLWMQRYAKHPAGFPLLDPIRAITPPASLTHPLFAADDFAAMHAHRQWLDQLIVAWAASIREEDLDHLLDYRNSKGPNRREFFSLLMHFFNHQTHHRGQASTLLSQAGVDIGDTDLLFRIPNHIED, encoded by the coding sequence ATGAGCCGTTGCGCCCACATTTGCCTGATGGCCGATTACAACCAGTGGATGAATGCCAAGGTCTACGCGGCGGCGGCCAGCCTGCCGCCCGGCGAGCTGCAGCGCGAGCGGGGCGCCTTTTTCGGCTCCCTGCTGGCCACCCTGAACCACGTGATGGTGGGCGACACGCTGTGGATGCAGCGCTATGCGAAACACCCGGCCGGCTTCCCCTTGCTCGACCCCATCCGCGCCATCACCCCGCCCGCCTCGCTCACGCACCCGCTGTTCGCGGCCGACGATTTTGCCGCCATGCACGCGCACCGGCAATGGCTGGACCAGCTCATCGTAGCCTGGGCCGCCTCCATCCGCGAAGAAGACCTCGACCATTTGCTCGATTACCGCAACAGCAAGGGGCCGAACCGGCGCGAATTCTTCAGCCTGCTCATGCATTTCTTCAATCACCAGACGCATCACCGGGGCCAGGCCAGCACCCTGTTGTCGCAAGCGGGCGTAGATATCGGCGACACGGATTTACTGTTTCGCATCCCCAACCATATCGAAGACTGA
- a CDS encoding MFS transporter, which translates to MKPIVFLALGLFGVYCIEFGVVGILPMIMQRYGVTAAQAGSLVSLFALVIAVGGPFLVLLATRWRRKPVLIVSLLVFALASVASAYAPRFGLLLALRVVPALFHPVYFSLAMVAAAALYPPQQSARAGAHAFTGTSMGMVLGIPLTTWIAAQYGYEASFLACALVNALAALGLYLFLPDTPREAPMAYGRQLAVLRKPALWLTIAAAVLVFAAMFAVYAYAAAYLQQEAGLSARQTGLALVVFGIGGVAGNLFAGRQLGTHVLRTVLLQPVLLGLAYWLLYRHAGSGIGWPALAVVLLFWGAAHTSGLIVTQVWLSSEAREAPAFAIGVYIAAINLGVTLGALASGMAIEHYGMQGALACGALLGALALAAIAVKAWLYRPSSVFDMVGDAKQ; encoded by the coding sequence ATGAAGCCCATCGTCTTCCTCGCGCTGGGCCTGTTCGGCGTGTATTGCATCGAGTTTGGCGTGGTCGGCATCTTGCCGATGATTATGCAGCGCTACGGCGTGACGGCCGCGCAGGCGGGCTCATTGGTGAGCCTGTTCGCGCTGGTGATCGCCGTGGGCGGACCCTTCCTCGTGCTGCTGGCCACGCGCTGGCGCCGCAAACCCGTGCTGATCGTCTCGCTGCTGGTGTTCGCGCTGGCCAGCGTGGCCTCGGCGTATGCACCGCGCTTCGGGCTGCTGCTGGCGCTGCGCGTGGTGCCGGCCCTGTTCCACCCCGTGTATTTCTCGCTGGCCATGGTGGCGGCCGCCGCCCTGTATCCGCCGCAGCAATCGGCGCGGGCCGGCGCGCATGCGTTCACGGGCACCAGCATGGGCATGGTGCTGGGCATCCCGCTCACCACCTGGATCGCTGCGCAGTATGGCTACGAGGCATCGTTCCTTGCCTGCGCGCTCGTCAATGCCCTGGCGGCGCTGGGCTTATACCTGTTCTTGCCGGACACGCCGCGCGAGGCGCCGATGGCATATGGCCGCCAGCTGGCCGTGCTGCGCAAACCGGCCCTGTGGCTGACCATTGCCGCCGCCGTGCTGGTGTTTGCCGCCATGTTTGCCGTGTATGCGTATGCGGCCGCGTATCTGCAGCAGGAAGCGGGCTTGTCGGCGCGCCAGACGGGGCTGGCGCTGGTGGTGTTTGGTATCGGTGGCGTGGCCGGCAATCTGTTTGCGGGGCGCCAGCTGGGCACGCACGTGCTGCGCACGGTGCTGCTGCAACCTGTGCTGCTGGGCCTGGCGTACTGGCTGCTGTACCGGCATGCGGGCAGCGGTATCGGCTGGCCGGCGCTGGCCGTGGTGCTGTTGTTCTGGGGCGCCGCGCATACGAGCGGCTTGATCGTCACGCAAGTGTGGCTCAGCAGCGAAGCGCGCGAGGCGCCCGCGTTCGCCATCGGCGTGTATATCGCCGCCATCAACCTGGGCGTGACGCTGGGCGCGCTGGCCAGCGGCATGGCCATCGAGCACTATGGCATGCAGGGGGCGCTGGCCTGCGGCGCGCTGCTGGGAGCCTTGGCGCTGGCGGCGATTGCCGTGAAAGCGTGGCTGTACCGCCCGTCGTCAGTCTTCGATATGGTTGGGGATGCGAAACAGTAA
- a CDS encoding AraC family transcriptional regulator yields MDCSSPAFQELLPVTARAMALAVDYAHGHVISAHRHTHAQLLYAIEGVMTIEAQGGRWVVPPTRGVWLQPGIAHRVRMSGAVKMRTVFVNCANSPLLPSHSCVLDISPLLRQLIVAAVDIAPDFTQGSRDWHLLQLLLHELDSLPVLPLHLPLPADARLRGICARLMAQPGEQVTVAHWAQELAITERSLHRLFQKQTGMRFGQWRQQARLLRALEQLAHGSKVIDVAMDNGYTSQSAFTAMFKKHFGTTPTAFYQAKVIAA; encoded by the coding sequence ATGGATTGTTCCTCTCCGGCCTTTCAGGAATTGCTGCCCGTCACGGCGCGCGCCATGGCGCTGGCCGTCGACTATGCGCATGGCCACGTGATTTCCGCGCACCGCCACACGCATGCGCAATTGCTGTACGCCATCGAAGGCGTGATGACCATCGAGGCGCAGGGCGGGCGCTGGGTGGTGCCGCCCACGCGCGGCGTGTGGCTGCAGCCCGGCATCGCGCACCGGGTGCGCATGAGCGGCGCGGTGAAAATGCGCACGGTGTTCGTCAACTGCGCCAATTCTCCATTGCTGCCTAGCCACAGCTGCGTGCTCGACATCAGCCCCCTGCTGCGGCAATTGATCGTGGCAGCCGTCGACATCGCGCCCGATTTCACGCAAGGCAGCCGCGACTGGCATCTGCTGCAGCTGCTGTTGCACGAGTTGGACAGCCTGCCCGTGCTGCCCCTGCATCTGCCATTACCTGCCGATGCGCGCCTGCGCGGCATTTGCGCGCGGCTGATGGCACAACCGGGAGAGCAAGTGACGGTGGCGCACTGGGCGCAGGAACTGGCGATCACCGAGCGCAGCCTGCACCGGCTGTTCCAGAAACAGACGGGCATGCGCTTTGGCCAGTGGCGCCAGCAGGCCCGTTTGCTGCGGGCGCTGGAACAGTTGGCGCACGGCAGCAAGGTCATCGACGTGGCCATGGACAACGGCTACACCAGCCAGAGTGCGTTTACGGCCATGTTCAAGAAACACTTCGGCACCACGCCCACCGCGTTTTACCAGGCAAAAGTCATCGCCGCGTAA